CGTTCATCAGTTTGTGGGTACCGAGGGTGCAGGCATTGTCCACCCGCACGACCGCGTTCCCCTCGGTCTCGACGACGATGTCGTCGCAGAGGCAGCCGCAGAAGGGGCAGACCATGTCGGTGTGGATCATGGCATTTCCTCCGGGGAATAGGCCGCCCCGCCGATCTCTTCCATCAGGTCGGCCACGGTCGGCACCTCTCTCTCCGTCGGTTCGATCTCGACTGTCATGGTCTTGAAGTCAGGCATCCCTGTCCCGTGGGTCTCGCCCCCGAGGATATGGTTTGCATAGGGGCCGAGAGGGACGAAGACCATGCCGCGGGGCGTCCCCTCGACCGGGACGACCGAGAGGGCGACCTCGCCCGCCGGTCCCCTCACAAGGAGGTGGTCCCCGGCCTCGACGTCGAGGTCCATCATATCGACCGGGTTCATCAGGCAGCGGGAGGTCGCTTCGGCATACTCTGCCCCGGCCTTCCTGTCGAGCCCGATGCCCTGCGCCGCCGTCCTGCCGGTGTTGAAGAGGAACCTCATTCTTGCGCCCCCTGCCGCCCTTCGGCGACCCGTGCGATCGCAATGGCGTCTGTCGGGCAGACACTCTCGCAGGTCTTGCAGCCCGTGCACTTCTCTTCATGGACCACCCAGAGGTTGCCCCGGTGGATCTTCATGATCACCTCGTCGTTTGCCGAGGTGCCACCCGCGGCGAGTTGCGGGTCGGCCTCCTTGTTCACCGGGCAGGCGACGACGCAGTTGCCGCACCGCACGCAGGCCTCGGGCTTCACCGTCACCTGGTACCGCACCGTGATGTCGGTCCGGTCGCGTGTTTGCGTCTCCAGCACCCTTCCTGCGTCCAGGACGTCCTCGGGACAGGCCTCGACGCAGAGGCCGCACCTGATGCAGTGGCCCGGATAGATGTGCGGGGTCCAGGTCTCGCCGTCGCGCAGCACCTCGATCGCGCCTGGCGTCGGGCAG
The sequence above is a segment of the Methanofollis sp. genome. Coding sequences within it:
- a CDS encoding 4Fe-4S binding protein; protein product: MGISIFWYLREFLRAEWLKNFFFVKTAPLVDPPYFRGYPALTGKECTHCLACMMICPTPGAIEVLRDGETWTPHIYPGHCIRCGLCVEACPEDVLDAGRVLETQTRDRTDITVRYQVTVKPEACVRCGNCVVACPVNKEADPQLAAGGTSANDEVIMKIHRGNLWVVHEEKCTGCKTCESVCPTDAIAIARVAEGRQGAQE
- a CDS encoding molybdopterin dinucleotide binding domain-containing protein; this translates as MRFLFNTGRTAAQGIGLDRKAGAEYAEATSRCLMNPVDMMDLDVEAGDHLLVRGPAGEVALSVVPVEGTPRGMVFVPLGPYANHILGGETHGTGMPDFKTMTVEIEPTEREVPTVADLMEEIGGAAYSPEEMP